In Shewanella sp. VB17, a single genomic region encodes these proteins:
- the bamA gene encoding outer membrane protein assembly factor BamA — translation MRLNKLFASMVLVGASLSGNGWADTFQPFEVTDIQVQGLQRVALGAALLTIPVKVGDTVDELKLQQAIKSLYASTNFEHIEVSRDGGVLVVMVKERPTISTVTFEGNKDIKDEQLQESLDGSGVKVGESLDRTMLSGIEKSLQDFYYGVGKYGAKVEAQIINLPRNRVELKFNFTEGLAAEIKQINVVGNDVFTDAELIGQLELKDFVAWWDLFGERRYQKQKLQADLETVKSFYHNRGYIRFKVTSTQVTMTPDRKGLYITINVDEGEQYKVKDVQLTGDLMGREEQMQAMLPVKAGDTYNGADVTFAEDMYGKYLGRFGYAYPEVKTFPEIDDETKEVNLNINIKPGKRVYVRSINFTGNQITKDEVMRRELRQMEGAWLNSAQVEHSKGRLNRLGYFETVDTETVQVPGTDDLVDIAFNVKEQPSGSFNAGVGYGTESGLSLTFGVQQSNFLGTGNQAGINLSTNDYSKNVNLSLTDPYFTKDAISLGGSIYWSEFDADEANLEAYKNSSYGIAATSGFPINESNNLNGGLGFRHNEISEISAYEQAKRFYDIYRDSDDPNAALSFNNFEASFGWSRRTLNRGSFPTSGSSQRLSTKVTVPGSDLQYFKADLDTNFYFPLNTSHSFVLLTKARFGYGNGYGQFEDNDQILPFWENYYSGGSTSLRGFKSNSVGPRSFYLYRGGEPCSPNGSGDGCYLPGDPNSVEVSDGRSIGGNAIATASVEIIVPTPFLDEAYTNSVRTSVFIDAGNVWDTEFDYDSYRYLPASEFDKLEDYSDPGRIRASWGMSVQWISPMGPMVFSLALPLKEYEDDETEIFSFNFGKTF, via the coding sequence ATGAGATTGAATAAACTTTTTGCCTCGATGGTATTAGTCGGTGCGTCTTTATCAGGGAACGGTTGGGCAGACACATTCCAGCCTTTTGAAGTCACAGATATTCAAGTGCAAGGTCTACAACGTGTAGCCCTTGGTGCCGCCTTACTGACAATACCAGTCAAGGTGGGGGATACGGTTGATGAACTTAAGCTTCAACAAGCGATAAAAAGCTTGTATGCCTCAACTAATTTTGAACATATTGAAGTTAGTCGTGATGGTGGTGTATTGGTGGTCATGGTCAAAGAAAGACCGACAATCAGTACTGTGACCTTCGAAGGCAACAAAGATATTAAAGATGAGCAGTTGCAAGAGAGCTTAGATGGTTCGGGGGTGAAAGTGGGTGAATCACTCGATCGAACCATGCTATCAGGTATTGAAAAGAGCTTACAAGATTTCTATTATGGTGTTGGAAAGTACGGCGCTAAAGTTGAAGCTCAAATCATTAATTTACCCCGTAATCGTGTTGAACTTAAATTCAACTTTACCGAAGGCTTAGCCGCAGAAATTAAGCAGATTAATGTCGTTGGCAATGACGTTTTCACTGATGCAGAATTAATAGGCCAGCTAGAACTTAAAGATTTTGTTGCTTGGTGGGATTTGTTTGGTGAACGTCGTTATCAAAAACAGAAGCTACAAGCAGATTTAGAAACGGTTAAATCGTTTTATCATAACCGTGGATATATCCGCTTTAAAGTGACCTCGACTCAAGTTACGATGACACCTGATCGTAAAGGCCTTTATATCACCATTAATGTCGATGAAGGTGAGCAGTATAAGGTCAAAGATGTTCAGCTTACTGGTGATTTGATGGGACGAGAGGAGCAGATGCAAGCCATGCTTCCGGTTAAAGCTGGTGATACCTATAATGGTGCAGATGTGACCTTTGCCGAAGATATGTATGGTAAGTATCTAGGTCGATTTGGTTACGCTTATCCTGAAGTGAAAACGTTTCCTGAAATTGATGATGAGACTAAAGAGGTCAACCTCAATATTAATATCAAACCCGGTAAACGTGTTTATGTCCGCAGCATAAACTTCACAGGCAATCAAATTACTAAAGATGAAGTCATGCGCCGTGAGCTTCGCCAAATGGAAGGTGCTTGGCTTAATTCAGCGCAAGTCGAGCACTCAAAAGGACGTTTAAATCGGTTAGGGTATTTCGAAACTGTTGATACTGAAACAGTCCAAGTGCCTGGTACTGACGATCTTGTCGATATTGCCTTTAATGTAAAAGAGCAACCTTCAGGTTCTTTTAACGCCGGTGTCGGTTATGGTACAGAATCTGGGTTGAGCTTGACATTTGGAGTGCAGCAAAGCAATTTCTTGGGGACGGGTAATCAAGCTGGCATAAACTTAAGCACCAACGATTATTCCAAAAATGTTAATTTATCCTTAACTGATCCTTATTTTACTAAAGATGCCATCAGTTTAGGTGGCAGTATCTACTGGAGCGAATTTGATGCTGATGAAGCGAATTTAGAAGCTTATAAAAACAGCTCATACGGTATTGCTGCTACTTCAGGCTTTCCCATTAATGAATCTAATAACCTTAACGGTGGCCTAGGTTTCCGTCATAACGAAATTTCTGAAATTTCAGCTTATGAGCAGGCAAAGCGTTTCTATGATATTTATCGCGATAGTGATGATCCTAATGCGGCATTATCTTTTAACAACTTTGAAGCGAGCTTTGGCTGGTCACGTCGTACTTTAAATAGAGGCAGTTTTCCAACATCAGGCTCATCTCAACGTTTGAGTACCAAGGTAACGGTACCAGGTTCAGATCTTCAATACTTTAAAGCTGATTTAGATACTAACTTTTATTTTCCTCTCAATACTAGCCATAGTTTTGTCTTGTTAACGAAGGCGCGTTTTGGTTATGGTAATGGATATGGTCAATTTGAAGATAATGATCAAATTTTACCTTTCTGGGAAAATTATTATTCAGGTGGTAGCACTTCATTACGCGGTTTTAAGTCTAATTCAGTTGGGCCTCGTTCCTTCTATTTGTATCGGGGCGGTGAGCCTTGTTCGCCTAATGGTTCTGGGGATGGTTGTTACCTACCCGGTGATCCTAATTCTGTAGAGGTCAGTGATGGCCGCTCTATTGGTGGTAATGCTATCGCCACTGCTAGCGTTGAAATTATTGTCCCTACGCCTTTCTTAGATGAGGCGTACACAAATTCAGTGCGCACCAGTGTGTTTATTGATGCAGGTAATGTGTGGGATACAGAATTTGATTATGACTCGTACCGTTATCTGCCGGCGAGTGAATTTGATAAACTTGAAGATTATTCAGATCCTGGCCGGATCCGTGCGTCATGGGGGATGAGTGTACAATGGATATCCCCTATGGGACCTATGGTGTTTAGTCTAGCATTACCACTGAAAGAATATGAAGACGATGAAACTGAAATATTTTCATTCAATTTTGGTAAAACGTTCTAA
- a CDS encoding OmpH family outer membrane protein → MFNRAMTVLVLLSAPLAAQAEEIAVVDMQAVFEQLPQREQVGKMLETEFGDRVALVKKMQEDLRGMLEKQQRDGALMSSTEKTEMVRKMESLKSELQLKGKALDEDMRRRQGEEQNKLLVKVQEVINKIAAKESYDMVLQRGAVIYVKPTADISSKVVDALSKG, encoded by the coding sequence ATGTTTAATCGTGCCATGACGGTATTGGTATTGCTTTCAGCCCCTTTAGCCGCACAAGCTGAAGAAATTGCAGTCGTTGATATGCAAGCGGTTTTTGAGCAATTACCTCAGCGCGAGCAAGTCGGGAAAATGCTGGAAACAGAGTTTGGTGATCGAGTTGCATTGGTGAAAAAGATGCAAGAAGATCTTCGTGGCATGTTAGAGAAGCAGCAACGTGATGGTGCGCTAATGAGTAGCACTGAAAAAACTGAAATGGTTCGTAAAATGGAATCATTGAAGTCAGAGTTACAGCTTAAGGGCAAAGCTCTTGATGAAGATATGCGCCGTCGTCAAGGAGAAGAGCAAAACAAGCTATTGGTTAAAGTTCAAGAGGTTATTAATAAAATAGCCGCAAAAGAAAGCTACGATATGGTACTGCAACGCGGCGCGGTTATTTATGTTAAACCTACAGCGGACATCAGTAGTAAAGTGGTTGATGCGCTAAGTAAAGGCTAA